In a single window of the Drosophila miranda strain MSH22 chromosome XL, D.miranda_PacBio2.1, whole genome shotgun sequence genome:
- the LOC108152303 gene encoding chondroadherin: MGSQTETVMMAETLTVLCNTGGLEQIPLRQLPATVENLALTKNNFPIIKPDSFAGLRALKKLSLDGNNITRIKQFAFRGLPRLKELSIQYTPLQTVAQFAFAGLQNLSTILLSHNQIQRIEGNAFAGTSNIKLILLTNNPLIRIDSSAFSSLTNVGHLILPSGIRSIEQDAFFGMDAVGLLKLAYMDLKEIAPFTFRGLSNVLLLTLQESDLGVICADAFTGLTQVDTLQILNNKIDSIEELNFTSTAAIKHLKFHGNHVLETPDPNAIIVDGVDHLQLMNNHFPCGCHIHTLLDGPLAEGAYNLSDFLQKNYCISPLEVNGRVMSELDIDSIGRCSDQLTKGNLGSSAASLALSINSMFLIAAASCVEWRHVRFLATRLVQLLGHVAWRRRRKRRKGN, translated from the exons ATGGGGTCTCAGACAGAGACGGTGATGATGGCGGAGACGTTGACG GTGCTGTGTAACACGGGCGGCCTCGAACAGATCCCGCTGCGCCAGCTGCCGGCGACAGTGGAGAACCTGGCGCTGACCAAGAACAACTTTCCGATCATCAAGCCGGACTCGTTCGCCGGGCTGAGGGCGCTGAAGAAGCTGTCGCTTGACGGCAACAACATAACACGGATCAAGCAGTTCGCCTTCCGGGGACTGCCGCGGCTCAAGGAGCTCTCCATCCAGTATACGCCACTCCAGACGGTGGCACAGTTCGCATTTGCTGGACTGCAAAACCTGTCGACCATTCTGCTCAGCCACAACCAGATCCAGCGGATCGAGGGCAATGCCTTCGCGGGGACGTCAAACATTAAGCTGATACTCCTGACAAACAACCCGCTGATCCGCATCGACAGCTCGGCCTTCTCCAGCCTGACGAATGTGGGACACCTGATCCTGCCGTCGGGCATTCGGAGCATCGAGCAGGATGCCTTCTTCGGTATGGATGCAGTGGGGCTGTTGAAGTTGGCCTACATGGACCTCAAGGAGATCGCGCCCTTCACCTTTCGTGGCCTGTCCAACGTTCTGCTGCTGACATTGCAGGAGTCCGACTTGGGCGTGATCTGTGCAGACGCTTTCACGGGCCTCACCCAGGTGGACACTCTGCAGATCCTCAACAATAAGATCGACTCTATCGAGGAGCTTAACTTCACCAGTACGGCGGCCATCAAGCACCTCAAGTTCCACGGCAATCACGTGCTGGAGACACCCGACCCGAACGCCATCATCGTGGACGGGGTGGATCATCTGCAGCTGATGAACAACCACTTCCCCTGCGGCTGTCACATCCACACCCTGCTGGACGGGCCCCTGGCCGAGGGGGCCTACAACCTGAGCGACTTCCTCCAGAAGAACTACTGCATCTCGCCGCTGGAGGTGAACGGACGCGTGATGAGCGAGCTGGACATCGACTCGATTGGCCGCTGCTCCGACCAGCTGACCAAGGGCAATCTGGGCAGCTCCGCCGCCTCGCTGGCCCTCAGCATCAACTCCATGTTCCTCATAGCCGCCGCCAGTTGCGTGGAGTGGCGCCATGTCCGGTTCCTGGCCACGCGGCTCGTCCAGCTCCTCGGTCATGTGGCCTGGCGACGGCGACGGAAACGGCGGAAGGGCAACTAG